TGGAACTGGCGGGCATCGGGCAGCCGCAGCGGCTGCAGGCGCTGGGCATCGCCGTGCGCCACGCGCTGCCGGGCGTCGGCGAGAACCTGCAGGACCACCTGCAACTGCGCAGCGTGATCAAGGTGCACGGCGTGCCGACGCTCAATACGCGTGCCGCCAGCTGGTGGGGCAAGGCCATGATCGGCATGCAGTACGCCTTCAACCGGAGCGGGCCGATGAGCATGGCGCCGTCGCAGTTGGGCGCGTTCGCCAGGTCCGATCCGTCGGTCGCGCGGCCGGACGTGGAGTACCACGTGCAGCCGCTGTCGCTCGACAAGTTCGGTGATCCGCTGCACGCCTTCAATGCGTTCACGGCCAGCGTCTGCAACCTGCGGCCGACCTCGCGCGGCACGGTGCATATCGCGTCGGCCGACCCGTTCGCCGCGCCGCTCATCGCGCCCAACTACCTGTCGACCGATGCGGACCGCAAGGTCGCCGCCGATTCGCTGCGCCTGACGCGCCGCATCGTGTCGCAGCCGGCGCTGGCCCGGTACCGGCCGGAGGAATACCTGCCCGGCGCCGCGTTCCAGACCGACGCAGAACTCGCGCGCGCCGCCGGCGAGATCGGCACGACCATCTTCCACCCGGTCGGCACCTGCCGCATGGGCCGGGCGGACGACGCCGGCGCGGTGGTCGATGCGCAACTGCGCGTGCGCGGCATCGAGGGCCTGCGCGTGGTCGATGCGTCCGTCATGCCGACCATCACCTCGGGCAACACCAACTCGCCGGCCATCATGATCGCGGAGAAGGCCAGCGAGATGATCCGCGCGGCGCGCCGGGCCCGTGCGCGGGGCGAGCCGAGCGCCGGTCTTGGCCTGAGGGGTTTTGACACGGCCGTGACATGACGGCCGTGTCATATCGACAGGCCATCGGGGATGCCCCGATACGTAACTCTACGTAACCCCTTCGGTGAACCGCAAAAGCAATGCCGGCGCGGGTTTCGCGGCAGCGGGCGAGGGGCCTGACGCCTCGGTACAAACCCCGATGTTTTGCGGCGCAACCGCCGCCGACAATCATCCGCTATATAAGAAGACGGCGGGAGACAGCTGGGAATCATGGCGCAGGACATCATTCTCGAGACGCGCGGACTCACCAAGGCCTTCAAGGGCTTCACCGCCGTGTCCGACGTCAACCTTCGCGTGCGGCGTGGTTCCATCCATGCGCTGATCGGCCCGAACGGCGCCGGCAAGACCACCTGCTTCAACCTGCTGACCAAATTCCTGGTGCCCACGCGCGGCACCATCCTGTTCAACGGCCTCGACATCACGCCGGAGCGGCCGGCGCAGATTGCCCGCCGGGGCGTGATCCGCTCGTTCCAGATCTCCGCCGTGTTTCCGCACCTGTCCGTGCTGGAAAACGTTCGCGTCGGACTGCAGCGGCAGCTCGGCACGGCCTATGCCTTCTGGCGCAGCGAGAAGACGCTGTCGGTGCTCAACGACCGCGCGATGCAACTGCTCGACCAGGTGGGCCTCACGCAGTTTGCGGACACCGTGACGGTGGAGCTGCCCTACGGCCGCAAGCGCGCGCTGGAGATCGCCACCACGCTGGCGATGGAGCCCGAGCTGATGCTGCTCGACGAGCCGACCCAGGGCATGGGCCACGAAGACGTGGACCGCGTGACCGAACTGATCCAGCGCGTGGCCGAGGGCCGCACGATCCTGATGGTCGAGCACAACATGAACGTGGTGTCGTCCATCGCCGACAAGATCACGGTGCTGCAGCGCGGCCAGATTCTGGCCGAGGGCCCGTACGAAGCGGTTTCGAAGAACCCGCAGGTGATGGAGGCCTACATGGGCACCGCCGATGCGGCGCTGGAAGGCCATTGAACCCGCCGTCGCCATCGACGCGGCGGCACGGGCTTCGGTGCCGCCCGATGCCTGACCCGAACCGACGAGAACCCGCATGAGCACGCCCGCGCTCCAGATCAAGGACCTGCACGCCTGGTACGGCGAGTCGCACATCCTGCACGGCGTCGACTTGGCCGTGAACCGCGGCGAGGTCGTCACGCTGCTCGGCCGCAACGGCGCGGGCCGCACCACCACGCTGCGCGCCATCATGGGCCTGGTGGGCACGCGCAAGGGGTCGATCATCGTGCACGACGCCAGCGGGCAGGGTATCGAAACCATCGGCCTGCCCACGCACCGGATCGCCCACTGCGGCATCGGCTATTGCCCGGAAGAGCGCGGCATCTTCTCCAGCCTGTCGTGCGAGGAGAACCTGATGCTGCCGCCGGTGCTCAAGGGCCAGGTGGCCAAAAACGGCAACGCGGGCATGAGCGTGGCCGAGATCTACGAGATGTTTCCCAACCTGAAGGAGCGCCGCAACAGCCAGGGCACGCGCCTGTCGGGCGGCGAGCAGCAGATGCTGGCGGTCGGGCGCATCCTGCGCACGGGCGCCAACCTGCTGCTGCTCGATGAGATCTCCGAAGGCCTGGCGCCGGTGATCGTGCAGGCCCTGGCCCGCATGATCCTGACGCTCAAGAAGCGCGGCTACACGGTGGTGATGGTGGAGCAGAACTTCCGCTTCGCGGCGCCGCTGGCCGATCGCTTCTATGTGATGGAACACGGCCGCATCGTCGAGCGGTTCGAGGCGGCGCAGTTGCAGGACAAGATGCCGGTATTGCACGAGCTGCTCGGCGTTTGATCGCTTTGCTTGACCTTTGCGCCGGGCGCGAGCCGCCCGGCGCGCACGACACAGGAGACAAGACCATGACACTCAAGAAGCTGGCTGGTGCGTTGATGGCGGCAGGTATCGGACTCACCGCGGGCCTCGCGGCATTCGGCGCGCACGCCCAGGTCTCGGGCGACAAGGTGAAGATCGGCTACATCACCGACCTCTCGGGCCTGTATGCCGACATCGATGGGCAGGGCGGCGTCGAGGCGGTCAAGATGGCGATCGAGGACGCGGGCAACAAGGTGCTCGGCAAGCCGATCGAACTGATCACGGCCGATCACCAGAACAAGGCCGACATCGCCGCCTCCAAGGCCCGCGAGTGGATGGACCAGCAGGGCATCGACATGCTGCTGGGCGGCACCAACTCGGCCACCTCGCTGGCGATGAGCAAGGTGGCGGCGGAGAAGAAGCGCGTCTTCATCGGCATCGGCGCCGGCACGGCCCGCCTGACCAACGAAGAGTGCACGCCGTACACCATCCACTACGCCTACGACACGGTGGCGCTGGCCAAGGGCACCGGCAGCGCGGTGGTCAAGCAGGGCGGCAAGTCGTGGTTCTTCCTGACCGCCGACTACGCCTTCGGCCACTCGCTGGAGAACGACACCGCCGCTGTGGTCAAGGCCAACGGCGGCACGGTGGTGGGCTCGGTCAAGCATCCGCTGTCGGCCTCGGACTTCTCGTCGTACCTGCTGCAGGCGCAGGCCTCCAAGGCGCAGATCCTGGGCCTGGCCAACGCCGGCGGCGACACCATCAACGCGATCAAGGCGGCCAAGGAATTCGGCATCACCAAGACGATGAAGATCGCCGGCCTGCTGATGTTCATCAACGACGTGCACAGCCTGGGCCTGCAAACGGCCGAGGGCCTGCTGATGACCGACAGCTGGTACTGGGACATGAACGACCAGACCCGCAAGTTCGCCGCCCGGTACTTCGCCAAGATGAAGAAGATGCCGAGCAGCCTGCAGGCCGCCGACTACTCGGCCGTGTCGAACTACATCAAGGCGGTGGCCGCCGCCGGTACGGACGACCCGGACAAGGTGATCGCGCAGTTGAAGAAGACGCAGCTCAACGACTTCTTCTCCAAGGGCACGATCCGCGCCGATGGCCGCTACGTGCACGACATGTATCTGATGCAGGTGAAGACCCCGGCCGAGTCGAAGAAGCCGTGGGACTACATGAAGATCGTGGCGACCATTCCGGGCGACCAGGC
The sequence above is drawn from the Ralstonia solanacearum K60 genome and encodes:
- a CDS encoding ABC transporter substrate-binding protein, which produces MTLKKLAGALMAAGIGLTAGLAAFGAHAQVSGDKVKIGYITDLSGLYADIDGQGGVEAVKMAIEDAGNKVLGKPIELITADHQNKADIAASKAREWMDQQGIDMLLGGTNSATSLAMSKVAAEKKRVFIGIGAGTARLTNEECTPYTIHYAYDTVALAKGTGSAVVKQGGKSWFFLTADYAFGHSLENDTAAVVKANGGTVVGSVKHPLSASDFSSYLLQAQASKAQILGLANAGGDTINAIKAAKEFGITKTMKIAGLLMFINDVHSLGLQTAEGLLMTDSWYWDMNDQTRKFAARYFAKMKKMPSSLQAADYSAVSNYIKAVAAAGTDDPDKVIAQLKKTQLNDFFSKGTIRADGRYVHDMYLMQVKTPAESKKPWDYMKIVATIPGDQAFTTPAESKCPLLKK
- a CDS encoding ABC transporter ATP-binding protein; this translates as MAQDIILETRGLTKAFKGFTAVSDVNLRVRRGSIHALIGPNGAGKTTCFNLLTKFLVPTRGTILFNGLDITPERPAQIARRGVIRSFQISAVFPHLSVLENVRVGLQRQLGTAYAFWRSEKTLSVLNDRAMQLLDQVGLTQFADTVTVELPYGRKRALEIATTLAMEPELMLLDEPTQGMGHEDVDRVTELIQRVAEGRTILMVEHNMNVVSSIADKITVLQRGQILAEGPYEAVSKNPQVMEAYMGTADAALEGH
- a CDS encoding ABC transporter ATP-binding protein; amino-acid sequence: MSTPALQIKDLHAWYGESHILHGVDLAVNRGEVVTLLGRNGAGRTTTLRAIMGLVGTRKGSIIVHDASGQGIETIGLPTHRIAHCGIGYCPEERGIFSSLSCEENLMLPPVLKGQVAKNGNAGMSVAEIYEMFPNLKERRNSQGTRLSGGEQQMLAVGRILRTGANLLLLDEISEGLAPVIVQALARMILTLKKRGYTVVMVEQNFRFAAPLADRFYVMEHGRIVERFEAAQLQDKMPVLHELLGV
- a CDS encoding GMC family oxidoreductase, producing METYDYIIIGAGSAGCVLANRLTLDPEVSVLLLEAGGKDDYHWIHIPVGYLYCIGNPRTDWLYRTQAEPGLNGRSLGYPRGRVLGGCSSINGMIYMRGQREDYDGWAALTGDDTWRWDAVLPFFTASEHYHGGANAWHGAGGEWRVEPQRLRWQILERFIEAAVQAGIPRTEDFNRGDNFGVGYFEVNQKRGIRWNTAKGFLRPASQRPNLTIVTGAQVRALRFDGRRCTGVTYRGAGQDYAVAAREEVVLSAGAINSPQLLELAGIGQPQRLQALGIAVRHALPGVGENLQDHLQLRSVIKVHGVPTLNTRAASWWGKAMIGMQYAFNRSGPMSMAPSQLGAFARSDPSVARPDVEYHVQPLSLDKFGDPLHAFNAFTASVCNLRPTSRGTVHIASADPFAAPLIAPNYLSTDADRKVAADSLRLTRRIVSQPALARYRPEEYLPGAAFQTDAELARAAGEIGTTIFHPVGTCRMGRADDAGAVVDAQLRVRGIEGLRVVDASVMPTITSGNTNSPAIMIAEKASEMIRAARRARARGEPSAGLGLRGFDTAVT